A region of Shewanella psychromarinicola DNA encodes the following proteins:
- a CDS encoding undecaprenyl-phosphate glucose phosphotransferase, whose translation MDRSSKFQFVGARYNFLLRIIDICIIYCALLIIMHGYSITFNKDYLLVLSGVLFFYSYIGESLGLYRSWRLGRFSTMCWLIFFNVTIAFLLMTLVLFLFKYSEVYSRFTMAAWYLLSVFALVSWRYCVREVKRVRRLKGYSVQKIAIVGLTETGKNLYDEIIKHDELGFECVGFFDDREPSRIENLDASLLTGSINDAVELARTGEIQKLYVCLPMLAEKRIAGIILTLGDSTVDVLITPDFLLKNLMHAHIGSVGEVDTISVFESPVHGMKRFYKRSFDLVFSICAIIVISPVLIAVAIAVYMSSPGTILFKQDRYGLDGRKIKVWKFRSMTVTENDETVTQARKGDVRITRVGAFIRKTSLDELPQFFNVLRGEMSVVGPRPHAVSHNEEYRKLVSYYMLRHKVLPGITGWAQVNGWRGETDTLEKMEKRVEFDLAYIRNWSLWWDVRIVFLTFFTGFVGKNVY comes from the coding sequence ATGGATCGGTCTTCAAAATTTCAGTTCGTCGGTGCCCGTTATAATTTTTTGTTACGGATCATCGATATTTGCATTATTTATTGTGCATTATTAATTATTATGCACGGTTATAGCATTACATTTAATAAAGATTATTTGTTGGTGTTAAGTGGTGTACTGTTTTTTTATAGTTATATCGGGGAGTCACTTGGGCTATATAGATCTTGGCGCTTGGGTCGTTTTTCAACCATGTGTTGGTTGATTTTTTTTAACGTTACCATAGCATTCTTATTAATGACCTTAGTCTTATTTTTATTTAAATACAGTGAAGTTTATTCTCGCTTCACCATGGCCGCTTGGTATCTGTTGTCGGTATTTGCATTAGTCAGTTGGCGTTATTGTGTTCGTGAGGTTAAGCGTGTCCGTCGTTTAAAAGGTTATAGCGTCCAGAAAATCGCCATTGTGGGATTAACTGAAACCGGTAAAAATTTATATGACGAAATCATCAAACATGATGAATTAGGTTTTGAATGTGTTGGTTTCTTCGATGATCGAGAACCAAGCAGAATTGAAAATTTAGATGCATCTTTACTTACCGGTTCTATAAACGATGCTGTCGAACTTGCTCGCACTGGGGAAATACAAAAGTTATATGTTTGCTTGCCTATGTTAGCCGAAAAACGCATTGCGGGGATTATTCTTACCTTAGGTGACAGCACTGTAGATGTACTGATTACGCCCGATTTCTTATTGAAAAATCTAATGCATGCTCATATTGGCAGTGTCGGTGAGGTCGATACTATTAGTGTATTTGAGTCACCTGTTCATGGTATGAAACGTTTTTATAAACGTAGTTTTGATCTTGTATTCAGTATATGCGCCATCATTGTTATATCACCGGTGTTAATTGCCGTCGCAATTGCAGTATATATGTCCTCTCCTGGAACGATTCTATTTAAGCAAGATCGATATGGTTTAGATGGTCGAAAAATTAAAGTGTGGAAGTTTCGATCGATGACAGTGACTGAAAATGATGAAACAGTGACTCAAGCACGTAAAGGCGATGTACGCATTACCCGTGTTGGTGCATTTATTCGTAAAACGTCTTTAGATGAATTACCTCAGTTCTTTAATGTATTAAGAGGCGAAATGTCGGTAGTGGGTCCTAGGCCACATGCTGTTTCACACAATGAAGAATATCGTAAGTTAGTGAGTTACTACATGTTACGTCATAAGGTATTGCCTGGGATTACCGGTTGGGCGCAAGTTAATGGCTGGCGTGGTGAAACCGATACTTTAGAAAAGATGGAGAAACGAGTTGAATTTGATCTTGCCTATATCCGTAATTGGTCATTGTGGTGGGATGTAAGAATTGTCTTTTTGACCTTCTTTACGGGCTTTGTTGGTAAAAACGTTTATTAA